TATGGAAAACTTCGTGCGTCTGCTTTCCGGTCACCGTGCCAAATGGATGCTTTGGGAAGGCACCCCAGCAGCCCGCAGCGTCGACCGCCTCGCCAATCTCGGCATCCAGAGCCTGGTCATTGACCCCTGTGGCAACACCCCCGAAAACGGTGATTTCATGACCGTCATGACTGCCAATGTCGAAGCTCTCGAAAAGGCCTTTCCGTGAGGATTAGGCAACCTAAGAACCCAAGTTGCATTTCAGCAGCCATCGGCTAAAAATAGTTATTATTTATATTTGACGCCTCACAAGAGGTGTGTCAAATTCTACGCACACTTAACACGACCTTCCATGAACCGGACCTTCACAACCTCCTCAATACTCGGGACCCTCGCAGGGTTCCAGTTGAGAAGTTATTGTGCACGACCCGGCACCGACTTTACGGCCCTTCGCCATGAAGAGATGGAACTGAACATTCCAGCCAAGGAGGTCAACGAGCAGCGCGGCTAGCCCGCAGGTTTTACCAAGAACCCGGCATTTCCAAGCCCTGCTCGCCCTCAAAAGGCAGCAGGGCTTTTTGTTTTCCAAAGCAGTTCAGTTGGGCACCAACTGATTCATCGCAAAGCAGCTTTGCTGGTTTCAACCAAGTACACAAGCACCTTCTAGACCCTCTCACCGGGCCACCTCTCAAGCCATCCATCAACCTCTGCCGCAGGAATTTCCTGCCTCCCATTAATAGCCTATTTGGGCAACCTTTAACCGCGTAAGTATTCCTAAGCTCATAAGCCGGAATACAGGGACAACCGCGCCCCATTTGACATCACGAAGAGGCTTCCCGGAAGGTGTGCCATAAACACCTGAACATCCGCCGTGTAAACCCTGCGGGTGCGACGCCAGCGATGTGCTTAATACCCCCATCCCAGTGCGTGGCAGCGGTGTTCGTTCTATTCATGCGTGACGCATCAGCCGTTCTGTAGTCCCGGCTTCAGCCGGTCAGACCTAACTAGCTATATGCGTCACGCCTTGAATGGCCGCACAAGCCAATCATCATGGAGCGTGAGGACCCGCAGCAAAGGACCGCCCGCCACCTTCCGGGGGACACAGGATCGCCACCAGGAGGTTAGGTCACGGGCAGGCTGTCCGTCCCCACGCTCCATGCCCATCGGGCTTGTAGTGTAGAAGTTTGCACGGCTGGCTCGCATCCAGCAAGTGACGGAGCGTTACCGTCCTTGTCCACCCTTTCATCATCCTATAAACGCAGGGCGAGCCAGTGCTCTGCCAGGTCTCATAAGCCTGGCTTGGCCGGTGCAACTCCGGTCCCTGCATCCAATCAAACAACGAATGACGAAACCCGAATGACGAATGTTGGGAGCCGCTATCTGCCAGTCTTAGATTCGTCATTCGTCATTCGTCATTCGTCATTTCTCTTTCCATCCCCTTCGGTAGCTCAACAGCAGAGCACCCGGTTGATAACCGGAAGACCGTGGAGCGTCACCACGCCGAGGGACCAACTCTTATTATAAACGCTGGATGGCTCAGACAGATGAGCGGCGGACTGAAGCTCCGCCCAGGCTGGTGCGATACCAGCTCCAGCGGCCATCCATTTCGCGGCCTTGATGTAACAGCCAGCATGTCTGTCTTCCAAACAGAGCGCGCCGGGGCAGCACCGGCAGGCCGCACTCTTTCCAATCATTCCCTTCATGGTGTAACAGCAGCATTCCCCCCTGTGACGGAGACGGTGCCGGGGCAGATCCGGCTGAGGGAACCAGCTATTCATTTTATATCACGCGTGCAAGACCAAGAGACGAGTCAGCGGTCTGCAAAGCCGCCTTACCCGGTGCGAGTCCGGGGCACGCGTCCACTTTATACGGATACGAGAGAGCCAGCGTACTCGCTTGTTTTGGGAACAAGAAAGGCCCGGGGCAGCACCGGGGTATCCGACCATTCACTGGTCTGTAGCTTAACAGAAGAGCGTCGGGCTCATAACCCGGAAGATGCTGGTGCAAATCCAGCCGGACCGACTTTATCAACCATTCAGGAGTGACGGCAGGCCGTCATTGACGAGGCCAGGATGGCCTCACTCCTTGTTTTGCCGCACTAGCCCAACTGGCAGAGGCGCTGAGCTCAGACCTCAGAGGATCTTGGTTCGAATCCAAGGTGTGGCACCCATTTATGTCCCCGTAGCTCAGCAGACAGAGCATCGGTTTACGAAGCCGAGGGCCGCAGGTGCGAATCCTGCCGGGGACACTTTTTTCGCCTAACTCAGTATGGAACATGAACCGGACAAGAGCCCGGGACTCACTGCTAAGGAGATCGTGCTGCTGTGGCTGCATGGGGAGCATGCCCTCCGCGTTACTCCAATTTTCCATTCAGACCCTGTCGTCTAACGGCTCAGGACATCCGGCTTTCTACCGGGCAATACGGGTTCGAATCCCGTCAGGGTCGCCAATTTATATACGGTCCAAAGCTTAGACAGCGAAGCAGCCGGCTTTTAACCGGCATAGCGGGGTGCATGTCCCCGTGGACCGACTTTTAGCGCACGGTATAAAGATCCAAGATATAAAGGCATACGCCCAGCACGAGAATGAAGCCGGGTATAAAGAAGCTGCGCGGCAGATGAAATAGTTCGGGGAGAGTGACCTTGCCTTTATCTCCCCATTTTTCGACGGTGGCTTGAAGCCGGGTGGAGAGTTCCGCGTAGATCCATGAGCCGATCACAAGACCGGCCATGCCGAAGAGTACGTCCCAGCTTCCCTGACCGAGAGCGGCAGCACCTGTCCCTGGGCAATAGGCCAGCAGGGCGAAACCGGCCCCAAACAGCAGGCCTCCAATGAGGTTGGCCCCGATCCGCAACGGCTGGATATGAAGATTGACCTTGGCAAAGTGGTGCAGGGTCAGAACTCCTGCCATGCCGACGACGACGGCGGTCATCATGACCTTAACGACGGTGAAGTCCTGCAAGAGGAGCTGGCCGACCAGCACGTTGTATTTGGCGACGCCGCCCTTCTGCAAAAGAAAGCCGAAACACAGTCCAAAGGCAACAGCGCCAAGCAAACGGCCAAGGCCAGCAGGACCTTTTTTGGGTGTGCTGGAAGCTTTGACAACTGAACCCGGATCTTTCATAACCAAAGGTATAACAACATGGCGGTGGCAATGCCGCCGATGAACATGGCAATGACCGTGAGCCAGGAGCCCGCGCTGAGCTGCAAGGTGCCGCTGATGCCATGACCGCTGGTGCAGCCGCCTGCCAGGCGGGCTCCAAAGGCCATGAGCAGGCCGCCGGCCATACCGATGGCAGCGCGGAGAAGGAGGCTGTCGCCAAAGCGGTCGGTCCACATGGGGTGCAGCCATTCATCTTTGATTTCGCCCCCTGACCAGGCGGCAAGGAACCCGCCCAGAACAGTGGCGATGACAAAAGCAAAACCCCAGTCCAGACGAGGCGGATTATCCTGATAGTATTTTAGCGACCGGGTGTGACCGGGAGCCACGACCATGCCAATAAATCCGGCCACCGTGGCATAGAAAGACGAGGCTCCGATGGCTTTTCCAGCCAATGCGAAAGTCAGCCAGGAAAGGATGCCGATGCCTGCTCCCACCACAAAGGGCGACCAGGCCCCGCCTCCATAATCCAGAGCATTGGCCCCCAGATCTGCAGCCTGTGAGAGGCTGGGAAGTGTGATCAGGCTGATGGTGAAGATTGCTTTCATTCGCTGCCATTCCCTCCTGCGACCGGATAACCGGCGCTTTTCCAGGCCTGCCAGCTACCTGGGATGTTATAAACCAGATGGAAACCCTCTTGCTTCAGAATGCTGGTGCCGATGCTGGCTCGGTAGCCGCTGTCACAATAGACGGCTGCTGGAGCGTCGCGGTCGAGTTCCCCGCAGCGCTTGCGCAGGTCAGGAAGGAAAAAGTGTGACGCTCCTGGGATGTGGCCCTGGCCCCATTCATCCGGGGTTCGCACGTCCACGATCTGCAAGGACGAGGGGGAGACGGCATCCTTCACCTGATGAACGCTCCATTGGCCCACATGATCAAGCGGCAGGCCGGCGTTGTTCCACGCTTTCATGCCGCCAGCAAGATAACCCGCAATCCGGGTATATCCTGTGCGAAGGAAGAGTTTCAAAACTTTGTCCAGGCTGGCATCATCATCCAGGACCAGGAGAAGAGGCTCTTCAGGCTTGAGCAGCCAGCCAGCCCAGATGGACAGCATGGGAGAAGCGGCAATGTTCAGTGCTCCTGGCACATGGCCGCCGCCAAAAGCCAGCATCATCCGGGTATCCACCAGAATGCCTTTCCCTTCTTGTACCGCCTGATGAAAAACCGGAGCCGGCAGTCCAGGTGCCTGAGGCAGACCGCCAAGGATTTCCGGGCCTCTGGCATTGATCTTCTTCATCCGGGGATAGTATTCAGGCACCGGTGGGGCATTGCCCAGAGCATGCTCTTTGAAGGCCTCAAACTCCGGCAGTTGCAGCCAGGCATTGTGTTTTCTCTCGTAACCAATGGTGCTGTCCAGGCGGTCGCCAATGTCAGCGCCGCAGGGTGAACCGTGACCATGGGCAGGAAAGATGGCCGTGCCGTCCGGCAGGCTTAGATAATAATCCCGAAGCGTATGGAAGAGCTGGCGGGTAAGTTCCTCCGTCTGGCCGGACCCCAGCAGGTCAGGACGCCCGGCGGAACTGACAAAGAGGGAATCGCCCGTGAGGACACCCCAGGGTGTTTCCGGATGCTCTTCCGCCGTGAGTTCAAAACTGACATGCTCAGGCGTGTGGCCGGGCGTGTGCTTCACCGTCACAATCGTTTTCCCAAAGGTGAAGCGGTCTCCTTCAGCCAGATTTTCATGCTCAAAGCCGTAACACGCATCCCCTTCATGACTGAGGAACATTTTGGCCGAGCCGACTCTGGCACAAAGTTCCCGCGACCCGCTGACGAGATCCGCATGGATGTGGGTTTCAAAGATGTGGGTGATGGAAACCTGCTTTTCACGAGCCAGCTTCACGTATTTCTCCACATCCGGCGTGGGGTCGAATACGGCCGCCACGCCGACACTGTCGTCGCCCAGCAAATAGGAAAGCTCAGCGATGCCTTCCGTCTGGATGCGTTCAAAGATAAGAGCCATGTGCGTGATTGATGAAGCTTGACTAACAGGTGGTTAGGTTTTCGAGCACTTAAAAAAGCGTTCACCCATGTTTCGACCGCGTGGCCTTTTCCGGTCCTATTTACCTTGAAGCAGAGCCCTCCTTTTTTTAAGAAGCCACCCTGAGGGCAGCGCTAAGAGCCACTCTCCGCCTGATGCAGCCTAACTGATTTAACTTTCACCCTTCAGCATGAAACCCGACACCCGAAAAACCCACGACAAAAAGCTGCTCTCCCTCCATCGGGAGTGCAATAAACTCTGGCGAATGCGACTGGAAACAGCTCCGCTAGAACCACCCATCCGCCGAGGATGGAAACGACTCTATTTTCTAACCAAAGATGCCGAACAAAGGGAGGACGCAGACATCCTCAGGGCCATCCTTGAAGAGATCAATGTCATCCGATATCATTGGCGGCGGAACTTTAAGCCAACCAACAGCAAACGCCGTCAGCAGTTGCATATCACAGATCACCAGCTCGCGTGGCGATGGCCAACGGATTTCGGGCCTCGCAAGCGGCTGAAAGCCCAATGGATCTCCTATTTTAAGCCTGCACAGGCTCTGTGGGCAGGTTATCCGCAGCGGGTGATGGAATTTAATCAGCCGGAACTCTTTGAACTGCGAGTCGTCCCAAATCTGCAAACTGAGGCGAAGCTTCTTGAACCGGAAACTGAAAGCCGGCTTGCCTGGATCGAAGCGCATTTGGAAGGATCTGGCAGAT
This portion of the Prosthecobacter sp. SYSU 5D2 genome encodes:
- a CDS encoding YeeE/YedE thiosulfate transporter family protein — protein: MKDPGSVVKASSTPKKGPAGLGRLLGAVAFGLCFGFLLQKGGVAKYNVLVGQLLLQDFTVVKVMMTAVVVGMAGVLTLHHFAKVNLHIQPLRIGANLIGGLLFGAGFALLAYCPGTGAAALGQGSWDVLFGMAGLVIGSWIYAELSTRLQATVEKWGDKGKVTLPELFHLPRSFFIPGFILVLGVCLYILDLYTVR
- a CDS encoding YeeE/YedE thiosulfate transporter family protein; protein product: MKAIFTISLITLPSLSQAADLGANALDYGGGAWSPFVVGAGIGILSWLTFALAGKAIGASSFYATVAGFIGMVVAPGHTRSLKYYQDNPPRLDWGFAFVIATVLGGFLAAWSGGEIKDEWLHPMWTDRFGDSLLLRAAIGMAGGLLMAFGARLAGGCTSGHGISGTLQLSAGSWLTVIAMFIGGIATAMLLYLWL
- a CDS encoding MBL fold metallo-hydrolase; translation: MALIFERIQTEGIAELSYLLGDDSVGVAAVFDPTPDVEKYVKLAREKQVSITHIFETHIHADLVSGSRELCARVGSAKMFLSHEGDACYGFEHENLAEGDRFTFGKTIVTVKHTPGHTPEHVSFELTAEEHPETPWGVLTGDSLFVSSAGRPDLLGSGQTEELTRQLFHTLRDYYLSLPDGTAIFPAHGHGSPCGADIGDRLDSTIGYERKHNAWLQLPEFEAFKEHALGNAPPVPEYYPRMKKINARGPEILGGLPQAPGLPAPVFHQAVQEGKGILVDTRMMLAFGGGHVPGALNIAASPMLSIWAGWLLKPEEPLLLVLDDDASLDKVLKLFLRTGYTRIAGYLAGGMKAWNNAGLPLDHVGQWSVHQVKDAVSPSSLQIVDVRTPDEWGQGHIPGASHFFLPDLRKRCGELDRDAPAAVYCDSGYRASIGTSILKQEGFHLVYNIPGSWQAWKSAGYPVAGGNGSE